A genomic window from Arthrobacter sp. FW305-BF8 includes:
- a CDS encoding DEAD/DEAH box helicase — MKLLEQLPAPSARITTGTGADPDTLYERFVEWTESRGVQLYPAQDEAIMELASGANVILATPTGSGKSLVAIAAHFQAMARGDRSYYTAPIKALVSEKFFALCEIFGAENVGMITGDSGVNQDAPIICCTAEILANTALREGATADLGAVIMDEFHFYSDPQRGWAWQVPLLELPQAQFLLMSATLGDVSRFEAGMTELTGRPTTTVSSSERPIPLHYYYRETPVHETLEELLGTREVPVYVVHFSQAEAIERAQTLMSINVCTREEKDKIAELIANFRFAAGFGKTLNRLVRHGIGVHHAGMLPKYRRLVEQLAQAGLLKVICGTDTLGVGINVPIRTVVLTALSKYDGVRTRLLNSREFHQIAGRAGRAGYDTAGTVVVQAPEHVVENVKAMAKATAKFGDDQRKLRQVVKKKPPEGFVSWGQPTYNRLVDSVPDPLSSSFTVTHAMLMNLMERPGDPFAAARRLLTENHEGRPSQLRLMKKALGIYRELLAAEVVERIPAAEQGTDGRTVRLTVHLQPNFALNQPLSPFALAALDLLDPESPSYAVDVVSVIEATLEKPRQILSAQQKKARGEAVAAMKADGIEYEQRMAMLDEVTYPQPLAEILGEAFEVYRKAAPWVGDFELAPKSIIRDMYERAMNFGEFVQFYGLARSEGIVLRYLADGFKALRQTVPQDALREDLEDLIAWLGELVRQVDSSLLDEWEELASGAAPTPHDAPPPPPPSLTSNIRAFRVMVRNEMFRRVELFADEDAAALGELDGDAGWDAARWEGVLDDYFDEHDDIGTGPDARGPGLLIITEEPGAWKVRQIFDDPAGNHDWGISAEVDLAASDETGTAVVRVTGANRL; from the coding sequence ATGAAACTCCTTGAGCAGCTCCCCGCCCCGTCCGCACGGATCACCACCGGAACCGGCGCGGACCCGGACACGCTGTACGAGCGCTTCGTGGAGTGGACCGAAAGCCGCGGCGTGCAGCTCTACCCGGCCCAGGACGAGGCCATCATGGAGCTGGCCTCCGGCGCCAACGTGATCCTCGCGACGCCAACCGGATCAGGCAAGTCCCTCGTTGCCATTGCGGCCCATTTCCAGGCAATGGCCCGTGGCGATCGCAGTTACTACACGGCCCCCATCAAGGCCCTGGTGTCCGAAAAGTTCTTCGCGCTCTGCGAGATCTTCGGGGCGGAGAACGTCGGCATGATCACCGGCGACTCCGGCGTGAACCAGGACGCTCCGATTATCTGCTGCACCGCCGAGATCCTGGCCAACACCGCCCTCCGCGAAGGCGCAACGGCCGATCTGGGCGCCGTCATCATGGACGAGTTCCATTTCTACTCCGATCCGCAGCGCGGCTGGGCGTGGCAGGTTCCGCTGCTGGAACTCCCGCAGGCGCAGTTCCTCCTCATGTCCGCCACGCTGGGCGACGTCAGCCGCTTCGAAGCCGGCATGACCGAACTCACGGGACGGCCCACCACCACGGTCAGCTCGTCCGAGCGCCCCATTCCGCTGCACTACTACTACCGCGAGACGCCCGTCCACGAGACCCTCGAAGAACTGCTTGGCACCAGGGAAGTGCCGGTCTACGTGGTGCATTTCAGCCAGGCGGAGGCGATTGAGCGCGCCCAGACGCTGATGAGCATCAACGTCTGCACGCGCGAGGAAAAGGACAAGATTGCCGAGCTCATCGCGAACTTCCGCTTCGCGGCAGGATTCGGCAAGACGCTGAACCGCCTGGTCCGGCATGGCATCGGCGTGCACCACGCCGGCATGCTGCCCAAGTACCGCCGGCTCGTCGAGCAGCTGGCCCAGGCCGGCCTGCTTAAGGTCATCTGCGGTACTGACACGCTGGGCGTGGGAATCAACGTTCCCATCCGTACCGTCGTGCTTACTGCACTGAGCAAGTACGACGGCGTACGCACCCGCCTGCTCAACTCCCGTGAGTTCCACCAGATTGCCGGCAGGGCCGGCCGGGCCGGCTACGACACGGCCGGCACGGTGGTGGTGCAGGCCCCCGAGCACGTGGTGGAGAACGTCAAGGCGATGGCCAAAGCGACCGCGAAGTTCGGCGACGACCAGCGGAAGCTGCGCCAGGTGGTGAAGAAGAAGCCGCCGGAGGGGTTCGTGTCCTGGGGCCAGCCCACCTACAACCGCCTGGTGGACTCGGTTCCGGACCCGCTGAGCTCCAGTTTCACGGTGACGCATGCGATGCTCATGAACCTCATGGAGCGTCCGGGCGACCCGTTCGCCGCGGCGCGCCGGCTCCTCACGGAGAACCACGAAGGCCGACCTTCGCAGCTTCGGCTCATGAAGAAGGCCCTGGGGATCTACCGGGAGCTGCTCGCGGCCGAGGTTGTGGAGCGCATCCCGGCTGCGGAGCAGGGAACGGACGGCCGCACCGTGCGCCTGACCGTCCACCTGCAGCCGAACTTTGCCCTGAACCAGCCGCTCTCCCCGTTTGCGCTGGCGGCGCTGGACCTGCTGGACCCCGAGTCGCCGTCCTACGCCGTCGACGTCGTGTCCGTGATTGAAGCCACGCTGGAGAAGCCCAGGCAGATCCTGTCCGCTCAGCAGAAAAAGGCACGCGGTGAGGCCGTGGCTGCCATGAAGGCGGACGGCATCGAATATGAGCAGCGGATGGCCATGCTCGACGAGGTCACCTACCCCCAGCCGCTCGCGGAAATCCTGGGCGAGGCCTTCGAGGTGTACCGCAAGGCTGCGCCGTGGGTGGGCGACTTTGAACTGGCCCCCAAGTCGATCATCCGTGACATGTACGAGCGTGCGATGAACTTTGGCGAGTTCGTGCAGTTCTACGGCCTTGCCCGCTCCGAGGGCATCGTGCTGCGCTACCTGGCGGACGGCTTCAAGGCACTCCGGCAGACCGTTCCGCAGGATGCGCTGCGGGAGGACCTCGAGGACCTGATCGCCTGGCTCGGTGAGCTGGTGCGGCAGGTGGACTCCAGCCTGCTGGACGAGTGGGAGGAACTGGCCTCCGGGGCCGCCCCAACGCCGCACGACGCACCGCCGCCCCCGCCGCCGTCGCTGACGTCCAACATCCGGGCCTTCCGGGTCATGGTACGGAACGAGATGTTCCGGCGCGTCGAGCTTTTTGCGGACGAGGACGCCGCTGCCCTGGGCGAGCTCGACGGCGATGCCGGCTGGGACGCGGCCCGCTGGGAAGGCGTCCTGGACGACTACTTCGACGAGCATGATGACATCGGCACCGGTCCTGACGCGCGCGGTCCCGGGCTGCTCATCATCACCGAGGAGCCCGGTGCCTGGAAGGTCCGGCAGATCTTCGATGACCCGGCGGGCAACCATGACTGGGGGATCTCCGCGGAGGTGGATCTGGCCGCGTCGGACGAAACCGGCACTGCGGTGGTCCGGGTGACCGGAGCGAACCGCCTCTGA